In one window of Helianthus annuus cultivar XRQ/B chromosome 17, HanXRQr2.0-SUNRISE, whole genome shotgun sequence DNA:
- the LOC110921480 gene encoding protein SPA1-RELATED 2-like, protein MSIVSNFLLTPLIYELRNVSTPLCTLPGHERAVSYVKFVDCVTLVSASTDNTLKLWDLNKADFACLSTSSCILTFKGHTNEKVCFNSLALQFCWIACGSETNEVFAYYRSLPMPITSHKFGSIDPITGKETENESNHFVSSVCWRQKSDMVVAANSTGCLKERF, encoded by the exons ATGTCTATTGTGTCCAATTTTCTCCTTACTCCACTCATTTATGAGCTTCGAAATGTTTCAACGCCCTTGTGTACATTGCCTGGCCACGAGAGAGCTGTTAGTTATGTCAAATTCGTGGATTGTGTGACCCTCGTTTCTGCATCAACCGACAACACATTAAAACTATGGGACCTCAATAAAGCCGATTTCGCTTGCTTATCAACCAGCAGTTGCATCTTAACCTTTAAAGGTCATACTAATGAGAAGGTATGTTTCAATAGTTTAGCTTTGC AATTTTGTTGGATTGCATGCGGTTCAGAAACTAATGAG GTGTTTGCTTATTATAGATCATTACCTATGCCTATAACGTCCCACAAGTTTGGATCGATTGATCCCATAACGGGTAAGGAGACCGAAAATGAAAGCAATCATTTCGTTTCAAGCGTCTGTTGGAGACAAAAATCGGATATGGTTGTAGCAGCCAACTCCACTGGATGTCTGAAAGAAAGGTTTTGA
- the LOC110923568 gene encoding tryptophan decarboxylase TDC2, producing MGSPPSNFITTPESLDSKHFNHLNPEDLRTKAHKAVDFIADYYKNIESYPVGSQAQPGYLKNRLPKTPPDTPESLDTILKDVQNDLIPGITHWLSPNFYGYFPASVSSAAFIGEILCTGFNANGFKWVGSPAVTELEMVVMDWLGVMLKLPKSFMFSGSGGGVVHSTTSEAILSTIVAARDRVLNEIGIENIGKLVVYGSDQTHSTYNKACKIAGIHPCNIRSIPTSVKDEFALKPDSLRKVIEADVEEGRVPLFLCVTVGTTSTTAVDPVKDLAEVANKYNIWVHVDGAYGGNACICPEYRPFLDGIEMVDSLSLSPHKWLLCYAECCCLWVKNPNLIVNALGTNPEYLKNEHSESGSVVSYMDWQVGTSRRFRPLRLWFVLRSYGVANLQNHIRSDVQMAITFERLVKSDVRFEIVVPRRFSLVCFRLKQLNGFDSSYTESLNKKLLERVNSTGRVYLTHTVVAGIYMLRFVVGATLTEEGHVIKAWEVIKEMVNTIVNEF from the coding sequence ATGGGAAGCCCTCCTTCCAACTTCATCACAACCCCAGAATCTTTGGATTCCAAACACTTCAACCATCTTAACCCTGAAGACCTTCGAACCAAAGCCCACAAAGCAGTCGATTTCATCGCTGATTACTACAAAAATATCGAAAGCTACCCCGTCGGTAGCCAAGCTCAGCCCGGTTACCTGAAAAACCGGCTACCAAAGACACCACCAGACACGCCTGAGTCGTTAGACACGATTCTAAAAGACGTACAAAACGATCTCATCCCGGGTATTACTCACTGGCTGAGTCCAAACTTCTACGGATACTTTCCGGCTTCGGTGAGTTCAGCGGCCTTCATTGGTGAAATTTTGTGTACCGGTTTTAATGCTAACGGGTTCAAGTGGGTTGGTTCACCGGCTGTGACGGAGCTTGAGATGGTTGTGATGGATTGGCTCGGTGTTATGCTTAAACTACCAAAAAGCTTCATGTTTTCGGGCTCTGGAGGCGGCGTTGTGCATTCGACAACAAGTGAGGCCATTTTGAGCACCATTGTTGCAGCTAGAGATCGTGTTCTTAACGAAATTGGTATCGAAAATATCGGCAAATTAGTCGTGTATGGGTCTGATCAAACTCACTCTACGTACAACAAAGCATGCAAGATAGCGGGTATTCATCCATGCAACATACGGTCTATTCCAACAAGTGTGAAGGATGAGTTTGCTCTGAAACCTGATAGTCTCCGAAAAGTCATAGAAGCTGACGTGGAAGAAGGGCGGGTCCCACTTTTTCTATGCGTTACGGTTGGGACCACCTCCACGACTGCAGTGGATCCTGTTAAAGACCTTGCTGAGGTGGCAAACAAGTATAATATATGGGTCCACGTGGACGGGGCATATGGCGGAAATGCATGCATATGCCCAGAGTATCGACCTTTTCTTGATGGAATAGAAATGGTCGACTCGCTGAGTTTGAGCCCGCATAAGTGGCTACTCTGTTACGCGGAGTGTTGCtgcttgtgggttaaaaaccctaatttgattGTTAATGCGCTTGGAACCAATCCTGAGTACTTGAAAAACGAACATAGCGAGTCAGGCTCGGTGGTGAGTTACATGGATTGGCAAGTGGGGACGTCGCGAAGGTTTAGGCCTCTACGTTTATGGTTCGTCCTACGTAGTTATGGCGTTGCAAACCTACAAAATCACATTCGTTCGGATGTCCAAATGGCGATAACGTTCGAACGACTTGTGAAATCAGACGTGAGGTTTGAGATTGTTGTACCACGAAGGTTTTCCTTGGTGTGTTTTCGGTTAAAACAACTAAACGGGTTTGACTCCAGCTACACCGAGTCGTTGAACAAAAAGCTACTCGAGCGAGTCAACTCAACGGGCCGAGTTTATCTGACTCACACCGTGGTTGCTGGGATTTATATGCTGAGGTTTGTGGTTGGAGCCACACTCACAGAAGAAGGCCATGTGATTAAAGCTTGGGAGGTCATAAAGGAGATGGTCAATACTATCGTGAACGAGTTTTAA